A genomic window from Pocillopora verrucosa isolate sample1 chromosome 7, ASM3666991v2, whole genome shotgun sequence includes:
- the LOC131787203 gene encoding uncharacterized protein, with translation MKNSLFIFFLLLLCPMISASVSSQDFCDADQCRKLEFTPEKTFDGRRLINHVIRIVEVLTMNFCDNMCYMEPDCVSINLYKRVSGHGAYKCELNNVTHERHEHDLEKVDDYVYHAAESACVDNPCNNNSTCQSGFTDKGYRCLCTAGFKGPRCKKDINECADGTSNCSADAMCDNTEGSYRCKCKPGFTGDGRTCKDIDECATGKTNCSADGVCNNTKGSYNCTCKEGYYGDGNICRLASTCKEIFDRNVSKTSGEVTLHLDSKPISVFCHMGDFGCGDGGWTLIMKINGSERTFHYDSQFWSNRSAYNLRGGKTGFDLQETKLPTFWTTSFSKICLGMKIGNQLRFIVINKRADSLHSLIADGKYRNTSLGRETWKWLIGSQASLQPKCSKEGFNAVGDRPSFSKARIGITANQQNDCSSCNSRIGFGTGGLYDDSNTCGNEATYSPDNGNKHIKAIGYILVQ, from the exons ATGAAGAATTcgctttttatcttttttttgttactgttgTGCCCCATGATTTCTGCTTCTGTCTCATCGCAAG ACTTCTGTGACGCAGACCAATGCCGAAAGTTGGAGTTTACCcctgaaaaaacttttgatgGAAGACGTCTTATAAACCACGTCATTCGCATCGTTGAAGTTCTGACAATGAATTTTTGTGACAACATGTGTTATATGGAACCCGACTGTGTCAGCATTAATCTTTATAAACGAGTGAGTGGTCATGGAGCGTACAAATGTGAATTGAATAATGTTACTCACGAAAGACACGAACACGACCTGGAGAAGGTAGACGATTATGTTTATCATGCAGCTGAG AGCGCTTGTGTTGATAACCCTTGCAACAATAATTCTACTTGCCAAAGCGGTTTTACTGACAAAGGATATCGCTGTTTGTGTACCGCTGGATTCAAAGGTCCAAGATGTAAGAAAG ATATAAACGAGTGCGCTGACGGAACATCCaactgcagtgctgatgctatgTGCGACAATACCGAGGGATCGTATCGCTGCAAATGCAAACCAGGGTTTACTGGAGATGGACGGACTTGCAAAG ATATAGACGAGTGTGCAACAGGAAAAACGAACTGCAGTGCTGATGGCGTGTGCAACAATACTAAGGGATCgtacaactgtacatgcaaaGAAGGATACTATGGAGATGGAAATATCTGCCGTTTGG cttcgacgtgtaaggaaattttcgaCCGGAATGT ATCGAAAACGAGTGGCGAGGTTACCCTGCACTTAGACTCAAAGCCAATAtctgttttctgtcacatgggagactttggatgcggagatggaggatggacgctgATCATGAAGATTAATGGCAGTGAG AGAACATTCCATTACGATTCCCAGTTTTGGAGCAACAGAAGTGCTTACAACCTTCGAGGAGGCAAGACTGGCTTTGACTTACAAGAGACAAAGTTACCGACCTTTTGGACcacatccttctccaagatATGCCTTGGTATGAAGATCGGTAATCAGCTCAGATTCATCGTCATCAACAAGCGGGCCGACTCTCTCCACTCCCTTATTGCTGATGGGAAATACCGCAACACCTCACTGGGCCGTGAAACGTGGAAGTGGCTGATTGGCTCACAGGCCTCCTTGCAGCCCAAATGCAGTAAGGAAGGATTCAATGCGGTGGGAGACAGACCTAGTTTTTCCAAAGCAAGAATCGGCATCACCGCTAACCAGCAGAATGACTGTTCCTCCTGTAACTCACGAATTGGTTTTGGCACAGGAGGTCTATATGATGACTCCAACACGTGTGGAAATGAGGCAACGTACTCGCCAGATAATGGAAACAAGCACATCAAAGCCATAGGGTACATCCTGGTACAGTGA